AGGCCAGGCGCTTGCAGGGCAATTCTCGTGCATCGGCGACGAATGTCCGCAAACGGACCTGCACCAGTCCCTGCGCGCGGCGCAGGACGAGAATCGGCCCGTGGCGGCCCTGGTCAATCCGGACGACCCCGCACAATCCCTGCTCTATCGGCACCTTTACATGCCGCTCTTCCTGCTCAAGGCAGGGGTCGGGCTTTTCTGCTTCCTGACCGGCAGCGTGTCCGTCATCTTCGGCGTCTATCTGTTGAGCGGTGCAGGCGCCGCCAAGGGAGGCAAATGATTCACGTCGTGGCCCACGTCACCCTCAAGCGCAAAACGGCTCCGCTCTTTCTGCGCGAATTCCGCGACCTGGCCGTCCTGGTCCGCCAGGAGCCTGGCTGTGTGGACTATTTCCCGGCCCAGGACGTGGACATGGACCTCGAAAGCCAGCACCTTGGCCCGGATTCGGTCACGGTGCTGGAAAAATGGGCCAGCCGCAAAGCTCTCGAAAGCCACCTGCGCTCCGGCCACATGCGGGGATTCCAGGAGAGAATCAAAGACATCGTACTCGACACGAAACTGATCATCGTCGAAGAGGTTTAGCGCCAGCCATTCAACCCTGCTCAAGGTCCGCTGCCGCCATCGTCTTGAGGCCCGTCGGCTGTCTGACTGAGCCAGGCATCGATTGTTGAACCGTTGCCTGACACATCACCAAAGTTTTCCACCCTGTGCGCAACGATTCAACGTTACGAGGCCGGAGAAGTAATTCCGGAGGGTCTAAAGACCATTCAACCCTGCTCAAGGTCCGCTGTCGCCCTGGCCTTGGGGCCCGTCGGCTGCCTGACTGAACCAGGCATCGTTAGTTGAATCGTTGCCTGACGCATCACCGGAACTTTCCACCCTGCGCGCAACGATTCAACTTTACGAGGCCGGAGAAGGAGTTCCGGCGGGTCTCAAGGCCAGGGCGACAGCGGACCGTTTGCCGTACAAGGCCTCAATCTTGTTCCATTCAAAAAAAGCAAAGCCCCCGTTACAATAACCTTGGCGGGGGCTTCATTTATTTCATGGACAGATCAATGCCGCCTCAGTCGCCCGGATTCTCCCGCGCCAGCTTGAGCAGAGCGTTGATCACGCATGCCGCGAGGCTGGAGCCTCCCTTGCGGCCGGCAATGGTGATGTAGGGGATGGCGTCCTGGGCCAGGAGCAGGTCTTTTGCTTCCGCAGCGTTCACAAACCCGACCGGCATGCCGACGATGAGTTTTGGCGGCCGGGCGCCCCGCTCCATCCAGTCCAGGAGACGATAGAGAGCTGTCGGCGCATTGCCGATGACGAAAATGTCCGCTCCACCATGGGCCATGACCTCGTCCACGGCGGCCCAGGCCCGGGTGACGCCTTCGCTTTTGGCCCTTTTGGCCACGGCCGGATCATCGATCAGGCAGCGCACACTGCATCCCAGAGGCTCAAGCCGCCGGACCGGGATGCCGGACAATGCCATGCGGGTGTCGGTCACGATGTCGGCTCCGGACAAAAGCGCGTCCTTGCCGGCCTTTATGGCGTCAGGGTGAAAACGGATGTGCGAAAGCAGGTCGAAATCCGCCGTGGTGTGGATCATGCGGCGGGCGACAGCCCATTGGTCCCCTGCAAAAGGCCGGGGTTCGGGGACCTCTGCATCGATAATGGCAAGAGAGCGGGATTCGATCTCCAAAGGGGGGACAGATACGTACATGAGATATCCTTATGAAGAAGCGCCGGGCAAAATGCTCAAGGGGTTTTGCGGCGCGAAATCAAAACCTCATTTGGGGGAATCGTCAAAGACCGTTATCGTAAAAAGGCTTTGCTGCTCAAAAAATTCCTGCTCGATGCGACCGATCAGAGGCTCCTCGACATCAAGCACGATTCTGGCGCGCTTGAACGGCTTGTCCTCGTGACCGACCCTGATTTTGCGGACCATGCGCCCGTCACAGGGGATTTCCCTGGCCAGGTCGGCCGCCGGCAGAGCGCCGTCGAAGTCGCACACCACCCGCACCGGAAGTGCGGTCTTCAACGTGAACACATCGGGCAGCACGGGGCCATCCAGGTAGATGCGCACCCGCTCGGCGGAGGCAAGGATCTCGAATTCGACGCGCACTATGCGCTGTTCCCCGAAAAACAGGCAGGCCTTGCCCGAATTCTTCTCGAACACGGGCACGGAGACATCCGTTCCGGGGGCCAGAAGCGCGGAATGAAAAATTCCCGGATTGAGCTTGGCAAAACTGTCCCGGACCTTGGCGTACTCGACCATGGAGGTGACGCAACCGTATTTCAGCAACAGTTGGCGAATACTGTCCCCTTCCACGACACGGTGCATGCGCACTGAATGCTCCGCAGCGAAAAGCTGCCCCAGCGGGCAGGATACGAAAAGAATCCAGAACAAAATACAGGAAAAACGGATTGATCTCTTCATGACCGGCTAACATCCATCATTTTAAAACGTCCGTATTTGACAACTTGGACAGTAACCAAGAAAGAAGAAAAAGAAAATCAATTCCATGTCATAATTTTCATTGTCACGGACGCACTTTTTTGCGCCCTCTCCGCCCCGCCTCGATTCTCCGCACCCGGTAAGGCAAACAGGGACCGCTTGGATACGTACACGATTTCTGTTAGCCGTAAATACCGTCTCACGACGCATCCGGCGCAAGATCCGGCAACCGAAGGCACCTCCCGAACGACCCACCAAGGGGAACACGAATTTCATGAGCATCCGCAAGAATTCCAGCGCACAGGATCTTGAATCCGAACTCAGCGCGTGCCGAGAAGAGCTTGGTGAACTCAAAAGCCGCCTCCATGAGCGAAGCCCAGTCCAAGAACCGCTGTACGAAGACGCGGCCAGGCTGACGCAACTGGTTGCGGAACTGGACAAGGCCAAGCGGCAGGCCGAATCCGCAAGCCGCATGAAGTCCCAATTTCTGGCCAACTTCAGCCACGAGATCCGTACCCCCATGAACGCCATCATCGGCATGACGGACGTCGTGCTGGGCACGAAGGTCACCCCGGAACAGCATCGCGCCCTGACCATCGTCAAGAACGCCTCGGAATCCCTGCTCAATCTCATAAACGGGGTCCTTGATCTCTCCAAGATCGAGGCCGGGCAGTTCGCGCTGGAAATACGCCCCTTCGATCTGCGCGCCGAGGTCGAGAGAACCGTCAGCACCCTTGGCCTCACGGCCGCAGAGAAAGGACTGGAACTGATCTGCCGCCTGCCTGCGGACATGCCCCGGGAAATGCGGGGCGACCCCATCCGCCTGCGCCAGATACTCATGAACCTGCTTGGCAATGCGCTCAAGTTCACCCCCTCCGGCCATGTCTGCTGCTCCTGCGCCGTGGAACCGGACGAGACGGGCGACTGCGTGGTCCGATTCAGGATCGAGGACACCGGCATCGGTATTCCCGAAGACAAGCAAGCCGGCATCTTTGAGGATTTCACCCAGGTGGACAGCTCTTCCACCCGCGTTTACGGCGGGACGGGCCTGGGGTTGTCCATCTCGCGCAAGCTGGTGCGGCTCATGGGCGGCGACATCTTGGTCAAGAGCACCCCCGGACAGGGCAGCACCTTCGAATTTCACGCCCGCATGAGCCAGGCCAGCGCCCCGGATATGGAACACGCCGGAATCTTCGATCACGCGGCCACGGTGCTGGTCGTGGCCAACAACCCGCTGATCCGGGCCCATGTCGAGGACCTGCTTGCCTTCTGGGGACTGGACACCCAGAGCACTGACTGCATGGAATGCATGGGTCTTGACGGAAAAAACGTGGACCTTGCGATCATGGACACAGACTTCGGCGACTTTGCCTGCATGGAACTCACGCCCGCGGGCGGGGTCCTGCACAATATTCCGAGCATCGTGCTGACCCAGATGGGCGACAAGTCGATCACGGCCGGCGAGGGACAGATCCGCTCCGTCCTGACCAAACCCCTGCTCCAGGATGAATTGCTGCGCGCCCTGGCCCAGGTCTTCGGGCTGCGTCTGCATCTGCCGGACAATCAGCCCACGGAGCGGAGCCTGCCCCGGCTGCGCCCCCTCGAAATCCTGCTGGTCGACGACGTGGCCACCAACAGGGAACTGGCCGGGCTGCTGCTTTGCAAGATGGGACACACGGTACACGAGGCAAGCGACGGCCTGGACGTGCTGACCATGATCAGCAGGCACGCCTACGATCTCATCTTCATGGACCTGCAGATGCCGGTCATGGACGGATTCACCGCCACGGGCATCATCCGCGCCTGCGAACAGGGCCAACCCGCCCCCACGGACATGGACGACAGCTTTCTGGTCAGGGCCGTGCGCGAGAAGATTCAGGGCACATACACGCCCATCGTGGCCATGACCGCCCACGCCCTGCTCGAAGACAAGGAGCGCTGCCTGGAAATCGGCATGGACGGCTATCTGACCAAGCCCCTGCGCCTGGAAGAAGTGCACGCGGTCCTCGCCCGCTTCAGCGAGGCCCTGGACTCCTCTCCAGCCCATCCCGAGACACTCGAAAGCGTGCCGGAAATGCCGCACCGGACAGTGCCCGACGACGCCCCTGAATCTTTCCCGACACCCGAATCGCCCCTTTCTCCACCCGAACCTTGCTCCGGCTTCGTCGAGCGCATGCTGACCTCGTTGAACGCCCAGTACGAACTCGACCGCGAAGAGGCCATGCCGCTGATCCAGAGCCTGGCCGAGACCCTGACCGTTCACGACCAGGAGTTGCGGACCTGCCTGGAGACGACCGAAACGGGCAAGCTCATGCATCACGCCCACGGCATCAAGGGTCTGCTGCTGAACATGGGCCTGACCGGGGAAGGCATGGCGGCAAAAAAACTGGAGGATTCGGCCCACGCGGACGCCGCATCCGAAGACCTGCGCCGGGAGACCGAGGCCCTGCTGCTGACGACCGGCAACATTCTTGCGGAACTACGCATCGCCCTTGACGGCGAAAACACCTGAAGGAGGCATCATGAACACCCTGACCTGGCACGGCCACTCGGCCTTTGCCATCGCAAGCCAGAATCTCTCGATACTGATCGACCCCTGGTTCGACGGCAACCCGTCGGCCAAGGCCACGGCCGACAACATCAACGCGGATCTCGTCCTGGTCACCCACGACCACGGCGACCATGTGGGCCAGGCCCTGGAAATCTGCAAACGCACCGGGGCCACACTCGGCTGCATCGTTGAGCTTGCAGCCAAGCTCAAAAGCCAGGGCCTGCCGGACAGCCAGATCCTGAACGGCATCGGCTTCAACATCGGCGGCACCGTGACCCACCAGGGCATCGCGGTGACCATGGTCCAGGCCACCCATTCCTGTGAATCGGGCGTGCCGGTGGGATTCATCATCCGCCTGCCGGACGGTTACACCATCTATCATTCCGGCGACACGGGCATTTTTTCGTCCATGGCCATGTGGGGCAAG
The Deltaproteobacteria bacterium HGW-Deltaproteobacteria-18 genome window above contains:
- a CDS encoding antibiotic biosynthesis monooxygenase, producing MIHVVAHVTLKRKTAPLFLREFRDLAVLVRQEPGCVDYFPAQDVDMDLESQHLGPDSVTVLEKWASRKALESHLRSGHMRGFQERIKDIVLDTKLIIVEEV
- a CDS encoding precorrin-8X methylmutase is translated as MYVSVPPLEIESRSLAIIDAEVPEPRPFAGDQWAVARRMIHTTADFDLLSHIRFHPDAIKAGKDALLSGADIVTDTRMALSGIPVRRLEPLGCSVRCLIDDPAVAKRAKSEGVTRAWAAVDEVMAHGGADIFVIGNAPTALYRLLDWMERGARPPKLIVGMPVGFVNAAEAKDLLLAQDAIPYITIAGRKGGSSLAACVINALLKLARENPGD
- a CDS encoding metal-dependent hydrolase, coding for MNTLTWHGHSAFAIASQNLSILIDPWFDGNPSAKATADNINADLVLVTHDHGDHVGQALEICKRTGATLGCIVELAAKLKSQGLPDSQILNGIGFNIGGTVTHQGIAVTMVQATHSCESGVPVGFIIRLPDGYTIYHSGDTGIFSSMAMWGKLYKIDLALLPIGGVFTMDGAQAAYATMMLRCKKVIPMHWGTFPALAQNVDAFKKELDKLDLGDALMQVEVGVPVGLVG